Proteins encoded together in one Sphingobacteriales bacterium window:
- a CDS encoding inorganic phosphate transporter — translation MDPFVLLITVIVLAFTFDFLNGFHDAANAIATIVSTRVLTPFQAVLWAGFFNFVAYWISEFKVADTVSKTVNSDVITLQVIIAGLIAAIIWNLLTWWLGIPSSSSHTLIGGFAGAAVAHAGGFDVVNIEKVTKVIVFIFLAPMIGMFVAYSISIILMWISRRGHPRKLDRWFRRLQLFSSAMFSIGHGGNDAQKVMGIISAALIVYVAQAGYSPEEIPKWMFVGQKINEMGKMEIHHIPEWVVIGCYSAIALGTMSGGWRIVKTMGSKITKITSFEGVVAETSGAITLFATERLGIPVSTTHTITGSIIGVGMTKRLSAVRWGVARNIIIAWLLTIPASMLIAALVYFLLSHFI, via the coding sequence ATGGATCCGTTTGTATTGCTGATAACCGTCATAGTACTGGCATTTACATTTGATTTTCTGAATGGATTTCATGATGCTGCCAATGCCATAGCCACCATTGTATCGACAAGGGTTCTCACCCCTTTTCAGGCGGTTCTCTGGGCAGGCTTTTTCAATTTTGTAGCCTATTGGATTTCAGAGTTTAAGGTGGCAGATACGGTTTCAAAGACCGTAAACAGCGATGTCATCACCCTACAGGTAATCATTGCCGGACTGATAGCCGCAATAATATGGAATCTGTTGACATGGTGGCTGGGAATTCCTTCGAGCTCTTCGCATACTTTAATTGGTGGCTTTGCAGGTGCTGCCGTAGCTCATGCAGGAGGATTTGATGTAGTAAATATTGAAAAAGTAACCAAAGTTATAGTCTTTATTTTTCTTGCACCAATGATAGGCATGTTTGTAGCCTATTCCATATCAATTATTCTCATGTGGATCAGCCGAAGAGGGCATCCGCGTAAACTCGACCGGTGGTTCAGGCGGCTTCAGTTGTTTTCGTCAGCCATGTTCAGCATCGGGCATGGGGGTAATGATGCCCAGAAAGTGATGGGTATTATCTCTGCTGCACTGATTGTCTATGTGGCACAAGCGGGATATTCACCGGAAGAAATACCTAAATGGATGTTTGTCGGCCAGAAAATCAATGAAATGGGAAAAATGGAAATTCATCATATTCCCGAATGGGTAGTTATAGGATGCTATTCAGCTATTGCCCTTGGCACCATGTCGGGAGGATGGAGAATAGTTAAAACCATGGGCTCAAAAATTACCAAAATCACCTCTTTTGAGGGAGTTGTTGCCGAAACATCAGGCGCTATCACCTTGTTTGCAACCGAACGACTTGGAATCCCCGTTTCAACTACCCATACCATCACCGGGTCCATTATTGGTGTTGGCATGACAAAACGTTTATCGGCAGTCAGATGGGGAGTGGCACGAAATATTATCATCGCATGGCTACTGACCATTCCTGCCTCCATGCTGATTGCAGCCCTCGTCTATTTCCTTCTTAGTCATTTTATTTGA
- a CDS encoding DUF47 family protein — protein sequence MKLDKIFQALVPKEKKFFPLLETAADNLVSCSELFIKLIKIENIEERLPVIIQIKESEKTGDEIIKTVISELNSTFIVPFERDDIFNLITALDDVIDGIDGTSQRISYLRPKIFPPEIIEIADRLLLACQEIKVAVHGLQNMKNIERLKENCQRVKIIEKETDELFHLSISRLMKNEEDPVEFIKKKEILEVLEECIDLTEDVTDIIRGIIVRFG from the coding sequence ATGAAACTTGATAAAATTTTTCAGGCACTTGTTCCAAAAGAAAAAAAATTTTTCCCTTTACTTGAAACCGCTGCTGACAACCTTGTTTCGTGCTCAGAATTATTTATTAAGCTCATTAAAATAGAAAATATTGAAGAAAGGCTTCCTGTAATAATCCAAATAAAAGAATCCGAAAAAACAGGGGACGAAATTATTAAAACCGTAATTTCCGAACTGAACAGTACTTTTATTGTCCCCTTCGAAAGAGACGACATATTCAACCTGATAACTGCATTGGATGATGTGATAGACGGTATTGACGGTACTTCACAGCGTATCTCCTATCTGCGGCCCAAAATTTTTCCGCCTGAAATAATAGAAATAGCAGATCGCCTGCTTCTTGCCTGTCAGGAAATTAAAGTTGCTGTTCATGGCCTGCAGAATATGAAAAACATCGAAAGACTGAAAGAAAATTGTCAGCGTGTAAAAATCATTGAAAAAGAAACAGATGAATTGTTCCATCTCAGCATTTCAAGACTGATGAAAAATGAAGAGGATCCGGTTGAATTTATTAAAAAGAAAGAAATCCTTGAAGTGCTTGAGGAATGCATTGACCTGACAGAAGATGTTACCGACATCATCAGAGGCATTATTGTCAGATTCGGATGA